One genomic region from Arthrobacter pigmenti encodes:
- a CDS encoding PIN domain-containing protein, which produces MDANVLYSKTLRDWFALISKRSGSNGIELRWSEDVLVEWLYNLRRNAPGKGDAGIGGLRENLVSAFPNALISGYTVDSALLTGRDKFDAHVLAAADHGGVDYLVTDNTSDFAPFKDAYNFEIYSCDEMLCLILERRLDAVRGALLDNLAYWSAKSNSKDLVEALVDANAVQFADGVRKLRYALAMSGKY; this is translated from the coding sequence TTGGACGCCAACGTCCTCTACTCAAAAACTTTGCGCGATTGGTTTGCGCTCATCTCGAAGCGCTCCGGCTCGAACGGAATCGAGTTGCGTTGGAGCGAAGATGTGCTTGTGGAATGGCTCTACAATTTACGCCGAAACGCACCAGGGAAAGGCGACGCAGGTATTGGTGGTCTGCGAGAGAACCTCGTGAGCGCATTCCCGAACGCATTGATCAGCGGTTACACCGTTGACTCCGCTCTACTCACGGGACGAGATAAGTTCGACGCACACGTACTTGCGGCTGCCGACCACGGAGGTGTGGACTATCTGGTCACCGACAACACTTCCGATTTCGCACCATTCAAGGACGCTTACAACTTCGAGATTTACAGCTGTGATGAAATGCTGTGTTTGATACTCGAGCGTCGCCTCGACGCGGTTAGGGGTGCGTTGCTCGACAATCTTGCCTACTGGTCAGCGAAGTCGAATTCGAAAGACCTCGTCGAAGCCCTGGTAGATGCGAATGCCGTGCAATTCGCAGACGGGGTGAGGAAGCTGCGATACGCCCTTGCCATGTCCGGCAAGTACTAG